The Gloeobacter violaceus PCC 7421 DNA window CGTGCTGGTGGTCTCTTCGGATCTGCCCGAATTGACCTTGCTGGCCGAGCGCCTGCTGGTGCTCCAGGGCGGGCGCATCGTGGGCGAGCAGCGGCCTCCCTACGACCCTCGGGCGCTGTTGGCCCAGGCGTTGGGGGTGGCAGCCGAGGACGGCTGATTTTCTGGGTGCTCCCTCAGCCGCCGCATCGCCGCGAGCTGGGTGTGCAGTTGTTCGCGCACCTCGTAGCGGTAGGCAAAAAAGTGTTCCCCGGCGGCGAGGGCCACAAAATAATCGAACAGCAGCTGCGATTTAGTGAGGGCGATCGCTGCAAGCTGCCACCAGAAGCGCCAGCGCGTCGAGCGGACGATCCCCTGATGCCAGCAGACGGCCGTAAACATCCGCAAAGCCGCCCAATCGAAGCGCCTGCGGCTATCGGCCCGCCAGGCTCCCATGCGTCTGAAGTGGGTGAAGGTGCGTTTGAGGTAGGGCATAGGTTCATAAATCCGCCAGAAAGCGTCGATATATTCTTCGACAATCTCCTCCACCGGCCGGGTGGGCACGAAGTTCATCAAGGCCCCCTGGTGAAAGGTACCCAGACCGTCGATGAGCCGTCCCTCGCGCTCCAATCGCTGCCAGAGCGCCGTGTTCTGCAGCGCCTGCAGCAGGCTGAACTGGGCCTGGGGGATGCCGGTCAGTTCGATAAAGGCGCGGATGCGCTCCCCCGCTCCGGGCCGCTCGTGGTCGAAGCCCATGATGAACCCGGACATAATCTGCAGACCCGCCCGGGTGACCTTCTCGCACGACTCGGCGAGCGAACGGCGGGTGTTCTGGAGCTTGTGCACCTCCAGCAGGCTGTCGGTATCGGGGGTCTCGATGCCCATGAAGACGGTGGTAAAACCCGCCTTCACCATCAGTTCCACCAGTTCGGGGTCTTCAGCCAGATTGAGCGACGCTTCGGTGAGCAGAATAAACGGGTACCGGCGCGCTTCCATCCAGGGGATGAGCGCCCGCAAGAAGATCTTGGCATTGCGGGCGTTGCCGATGAAGTTGTCGTCCACCACGAACACGTAGCGGTTCCAGCCCATCCGGTAGAGCACCTCCAGTTCGGCGAGCATCTGCTCGGGATGCTTGGTGCGCGGCTTGCGGCCGTAGAGGTTGATGATGTCGCAAAATTCGCACTGAAACGGACAGCCACGCGAGAACTGCACCGTCATCGCCAGATATGCCCGCATATCCAGCAGATCAAAGCGCGGGACGGGGGTGCGGGTGACGTCGGGTTTGTCGGCGGAGCGGAAGACGCCCCGCTCCTCACCGCGTTCGAGCGCTTCGAGAAACAGCGGTACCGTGCACTCGCCCTCGTCGAGGATCAAGTAGTGCGCCCCGGCAGCGAGAGCAAAGTCCGGCACCGAGGTAGGAAACGGTCCACCCACGGCCACTTTTTTGCCCAGGGCGACGCCCTTCTGGATGAGTGTCCGAAAGTCTTCTTTCTGGACGATCATCGCCGAGATGATCACCAGGTCGCACCAGGCCCAATCTTCTTCGATCTCAGCTCGCACGTTACGATCAGCAAAGCGGATCTGCCAGTCGGCAGGCAACAGGGCCGCCACGGTGATCAGCCCCAAAGGCGGGTTTGTCGAGCACAGACCTGCCAGCGAGAGCGTCTTGCGGTAGGACCAGAAAGAGTTGGGCATATGGGGCCAAAGCAGCAACGCCTTCATCGGCTGTACCCCGAAATGCTTTAGGCTTTCAGCCTACTGCGCAGCCTGGATCCCGAGCGTGAAGTTTCTGCGCGGATGCTGAAGAAGCATCTCTTTTGGGAATGCAAAAGCGGTACAACTACATCCTTGATAGGAGCGCGTCGATGCGCTCATCCGCACGCCGATGCAACATCAAGCTTGATCTTCCGGCATCTCCCTCGCGCTGTGGATCACCGAAATGATCTCCAGACGTTCATCAACTATTCGGTAAATGAGCCGGTAAGGCGTGCGGGGTACCACCAGCTCGCGAGTTTCCTCGACATGACCAGTCTTGCCCAGATAAGGCATGACCGCCAGCCGCCGCGTTGCTTCCTCGATGCGATCAATTACTCGTCTGGCGGCTGCCGGATTGCGCGACTGCAGATATTCTCGGGCAACATCGAGATCCTCGATAGCCGAGCGCCGCCACAGAACCTTCACCGACGCCAGGTGTCAAAGGCCGCTTGGACTTATGGCAGTTGCAGAAGACGAACCGCAGGGTGGAATAATCCATCTTCGATTGCCAGGCTACCGACGGAGTTGGTCGAACGGTTGGCCGGTGCCTCGCAATTCCCCTGCTTGCTGTTGCGGGTAAGGCAGGGTACTACTCACTTTTGCGCTGGCCGGTCAGGGAGCTTGCCTGGCCGGCCAGCCGGATCTCACCCTGCAGCAGGCCATCGGTTACTGCCCCTTCAAGGGCAAGGGTCTGCGGCGCCTTGCAAGTACCAAGCGCCGCTTTACCCTCAAGGCGCATCCGCCCCCCGTCGATCTGACCGTGCAGCAGGCCGTTGCCCTTGAGCGCCCGGGTCAGGAGATTTTTCTTGGCGTCGGCGGGCACGATGTCGGCTCCCAGATAACTGCCGGATTGGCCCACCACCAAAAGCGGCGGTTCGGCAAAGCAGCGATCGACAAGCGGGCCTGCCAGGATGTAGCGGCCGTCGATGGCCTGGGGGGCGCGCAGGTTGGTGGTGCCGTAGCTGGAGATGGCCGCGAAGCTCAGCACGATGAACCCAATCATGCCGAGGTAGAGAACAACGGTCTTGGGATTGGCTTTCATAGCGGTCACTCCTGGGCAGGTAGGGCAATCGGCGCGCGAGCCTGGGCGGTGAGCAGATCCTCCAGGTGAGGAGTCGTGCCTTTGTGGTGCTTGACGATGAGCAGCGAGGTCTGGCAGCGGGTGGCCAGTTCGTCGGTGCTTTTGCCGAAGATGTGGCGATCCAGACCCCACTGGGCGCTGGTGCCCACGACCAACAAATCTTGTTTGCGGCTCGCTTCGACAATGTCCCCCAGCGGGTCGTTTAACAGGGGGGAGGTCTCGATGGCAACCGACTGCTCAAATAGAGCAACCAGATCCCGCGTCTCGCGGCTAATCGGGGATGCCTGCAAGATCTTGACCGTTGCTCCATGGCCCACGGCCAGCCGCAGGGCAATTTCGACCGCGAGCCGGTCGTGGATGGTGCCGGAGTAGGGTACGGCAATGCGCGTGCCGGCTCCTACGACCAGTCCCTTGTCGATGTAGACGGCCACATCCGCGCAGGCGGCCTCCAGAATCGGGCGGACGTTGCCCCCCAGCAGATCCTGGCTGAAGGTCGGCCGGTGCCAGCCCAGCAAGACCAGGTCGGCGCTGTGCAGTTGGGCGAGCCGGCAGATGTCGGCGGGCACGTCGTCTGAGACCTGGCTCATCGGCTGCACGTAGCGGGCGTCCTCGAAGACGCGGGCGACCAGCGCTTCGAGGCGGGTGCGGCTCTGGTCCACCAGTTGCTCGGCCTGCTCGGGAAGACTGTCGTAGCTGTACTCGTCCCCCAGGCGCACCAGGTTGACCGGATAGATGCGCGCCGCCGGCACCGCCGGACTTGCCAGCGCCTGGGCCATGCGCAACAGCCCCTGTTGGGAGTTGGGATTGGCCACCGGCACGACGATGGTGTAGGTCGTTTCGGGGTCCGGCAACGCTGCGGCTTCCTCTGGAGTGCCAGGTTCGGTGGCGGGGGTGCCGAAGCGGTTGAGCGGATAAATCCACTCCAGAATCGGCGTGGTGGCAAAGGTCGTCACCAGCGCCATGATCA harbors:
- a CDS encoding B12-binding domain-containing radical SAM protein — translated: MKALLLWPHMPNSFWSYRKTLSLAGLCSTNPPLGLITVAALLPADWQIRFADRNVRAEIEEDWAWCDLVIISAMIVQKEDFRTLIQKGVALGKKVAVGGPFPTSVPDFALAAGAHYLILDEGECTVPLFLEALERGEERGVFRSADKPDVTRTPVPRFDLLDMRAYLAMTVQFSRGCPFQCEFCDIINLYGRKPRTKHPEQMLAELEVLYRMGWNRYVFVVDDNFIGNARNAKIFLRALIPWMEARRYPFILLTEASLNLAEDPELVELMVKAGFTTVFMGIETPDTDSLLEVHKLQNTRRSLAESCEKVTRAGLQIMSGFIMGFDHERPGAGERIRAFIELTGIPQAQFSLLQALQNTALWQRLEREGRLIDGLGTFHQGALMNFVPTRPVEEIVEEYIDAFWRIYEPMPYLKRTFTHFRRMGAWRADSRRRFDWAALRMFTAVCWHQGIVRSTRWRFWWQLAAIALTKSQLLFDYFVALAAGEHFFAYRYEVREQLHTQLAAMRRLREHPENQPSSAATPNAWANSARGS
- a CDS encoding type II toxin-antitoxin system mRNA interferase toxin, RelE/StbE family gives rise to the protein MKVLWRRSAIEDLDVAREYLQSRNPAAARRVIDRIEEATRRLAVMPYLGKTGHVEETRELVVPRTPYRLIYRIVDERLEIISVIHSAREMPEDQA